One Paenibacillus sp. FSL H7-0737 DNA segment encodes these proteins:
- a CDS encoding ABC transporter permease — protein MSNEAGKKIKLSRIGNSLRQQKYLQLMVLPGLIWLIVFCYIPMVGLFAAFFDYNPFLGILKSPFVGFAHFKELFHDELFWNSVRNMFGLSLTKTVFAIIMPILFALMLNEIKNMTLKKIVQTASYLPHFISWVVVAGLFIMWLNTDGIVNHVLMSLGFTNEPQAHLNSPGGFWIWMAIIDTWKETGWWAIIYLAAIAAIPVEQYESAVVDGASRIRRMISITIPSIKSTIMMVVILSIGSMIYGGLSGSNLQQSLLFGNSLNYDNSMILETYIVNMGLSQGRFSYAIAAGLILSLLSFVLFSGANAVSRNLTNTSLY, from the coding sequence ATGTCAAATGAAGCAGGGAAAAAAATAAAGCTTTCACGAATCGGAAATTCGCTAAGGCAACAGAAATATCTTCAACTTATGGTGCTACCTGGTCTTATATGGCTAATTGTTTTTTGCTATATCCCTATGGTCGGACTTTTTGCAGCATTTTTTGATTATAATCCTTTTCTGGGAATTCTAAAGAGTCCATTTGTAGGCTTCGCGCACTTTAAAGAACTGTTTCACGATGAGTTGTTCTGGAATTCGGTAAGAAACATGTTCGGGTTAAGTTTAACGAAGACGGTTTTTGCCATCATCATGCCGATTTTGTTTGCCTTAATGCTTAACGAAATCAAGAATATGACCCTGAAAAAAATCGTTCAGACGGCGAGTTATCTTCCGCACTTTATCTCGTGGGTAGTTGTTGCAGGACTGTTTATTATGTGGCTCAACACCGATGGCATTGTCAATCATGTACTGATGTCGCTTGGTTTCACCAATGAGCCCCAAGCTCATCTGAATTCTCCCGGAGGCTTCTGGATCTGGATGGCAATTATTGACACCTGGAAAGAGACCGGGTGGTGGGCGATTATATATCTCGCTGCCATTGCTGCGATTCCTGTAGAACAATATGAATCTGCTGTGGTGGATGGAGCAAGTCGCATCAGAAGAATGATTAGCATCACTATTCCGTCCATTAAATCCACAATTATGATGGTAGTTATCCTTAGTATTGGAAGCATGATTTACGGAGGACTCTCCGGATCAAATCTGCAGCAATCTCTACTCTTTGGGAATTCGCTCAATTATGACAATTCCATGATTTTGGAAACCTATATCGTAAATATGGGGCTTTCCCAAGGTCGCTTCTCTTATGCTATTGCTGCAGGGTTAATCTTATCATTGTTATCGTTTGTGCTGTTCAGTGGAGCAAATGCAGTCAGCCGTAATTTAACAAACACCAGTTTATATTAA
- a CDS encoding metallophosphoesterase — MDNHQSYLKNRFPKVISLMVIGLLLAMELTGFVSAGREGNEEDLASEVTAAQETIAQWIFKDKGENGVFPATGGVYQTASSIRDVGTNTDAYTYEPSENSVRNQGWHEGTGTKYWLATLSTQGFEGIFLSSQQTSSSTGPRDFKVQYSIDQQEWTDVAGGNLVLAQNNFNCSNNSCKLTNLALPAGTNNQDVLYIRWVVNSTKSVSGGTVSSSGSSRIKDVVIKGTRSSGEPGDTPTLEVSKTPASGAADVSLNAEITVKFNKAISLDSGYQVVITENNVPLNNISASLLGQDSVKVSHPDFIAGKTYKVTIPKELVKGTTDGRTPENDITWSFKTKSPDTGNKTPTLLNMTFNGDPKTSIAFDWYTAETVRGTVVQVVEASNAGGSEFPEQLATSYEGSSTVIETLMTSGDRSSKKYKKFASHKVITSGLNPGTKYIYRAGNGDADGWSEAGSFTTDKADNQDFHFLYVTDTQGSSKSNFDLWQDTFKRAIEKTVDPKFVLLTGDLTDDGDLEQLWQWFLGVPKKEFANVPFAPIIGNHEIEDYPNNNFYNHFNLPKDVGTGAHDGSVYAFEYGDALFMQINSQYEGEVTPYKADIQFTKQLEWMRNQVAKTDKKWKFVSMHKGAYSSGDNASAESDRVEFYRKYLIPVFDELGVDMVFEGHDHMYMRSFQMLNNVPIKNVITDEQGNVLNPKGTVYLMGNSAASKFYAINPDADTFFAAKNDQPNKKMFVDVSITNDVLKFTSYTAVKDKPLAVYDAYSIKRTDVKPGIVENPSAVRQSGNRAVLSWKAPTNSPEPVRGYRIYEKNDKVSTNWSVYVPTVSGQTSYSYTLNGIDSAKAYNFVIKAVGTRNNSLPAEVGMQ; from the coding sequence ATGGATAACCACCAATCTTATCTCAAAAACAGATTTCCCAAGGTAATCAGTCTAATGGTTATAGGTTTGCTGCTTGCCATGGAGTTGACCGGTTTTGTTTCAGCAGGAAGGGAGGGAAATGAGGAAGATCTTGCAAGCGAAGTTACTGCAGCTCAGGAAACGATTGCCCAGTGGATTTTTAAAGACAAAGGCGAGAACGGGGTATTTCCGGCTACAGGCGGGGTATATCAAACGGCTTCATCCATTCGTGATGTAGGAACAAATACGGATGCATACACCTATGAGCCCAGTGAGAACAGCGTACGCAACCAGGGCTGGCATGAAGGAACGGGCACTAAATACTGGCTTGCCACGCTTTCTACCCAAGGCTTCGAAGGTATCTTCCTCTCTTCACAGCAAACTTCTTCAAGTACAGGGCCTAGGGATTTTAAGGTGCAATACAGTATAGATCAGCAGGAATGGACAGATGTTGCGGGCGGCAACCTTGTTCTTGCCCAGAACAATTTTAATTGTTCCAATAATTCCTGCAAATTAACGAACCTCGCATTGCCTGCGGGAACTAACAATCAAGATGTACTCTATATCCGCTGGGTGGTTAACTCTACGAAAAGCGTGAGCGGGGGAACAGTGTCCAGCTCAGGCTCAAGTAGAATCAAAGATGTAGTAATTAAAGGAACACGTAGCAGCGGCGAACCTGGGGACACTCCCACACTTGAGGTAAGCAAAACTCCCGCTTCAGGGGCTGCAGATGTTTCCCTTAATGCAGAGATCACTGTGAAGTTTAATAAAGCCATCAGTCTCGACAGTGGTTATCAAGTTGTAATCACAGAAAACAATGTTCCTCTTAACAACATCTCTGCTTCGCTCCTCGGTCAAGACTCGGTTAAAGTCAGCCACCCTGATTTTATTGCCGGCAAAACTTATAAAGTGACCATCCCAAAAGAGCTTGTTAAGGGGACTACGGATGGCCGGACACCGGAGAACGATATTACCTGGAGCTTTAAGACGAAGTCTCCGGATACCGGAAACAAAACACCAACACTGCTGAACATGACTTTTAATGGGGACCCAAAGACAAGTATCGCCTTTGACTGGTATACAGCCGAAACAGTCAGAGGTACAGTAGTGCAAGTGGTGGAGGCCTCCAATGCGGGAGGAAGCGAGTTCCCGGAACAACTGGCAACCTCTTATGAGGGCAGCTCAACAGTTATTGAAACCTTAATGACATCAGGAGACAGAAGCTCCAAAAAGTATAAAAAGTTCGCTAGTCACAAAGTTATTACAAGCGGTCTCAATCCTGGAACTAAGTATATATACCGGGCCGGTAACGGTGATGCGGACGGCTGGAGCGAGGCGGGTTCTTTTACCACGGACAAGGCGGATAATCAGGATTTCCATTTCCTCTACGTGACCGACACCCAAGGCTCAAGTAAATCGAATTTCGATCTGTGGCAGGATACTTTTAAGCGAGCTATTGAGAAAACGGTAGATCCCAAGTTTGTTCTTCTTACAGGGGATCTAACGGATGATGGTGATCTGGAGCAGCTGTGGCAGTGGTTCTTGGGTGTGCCGAAAAAAGAATTTGCAAATGTGCCATTTGCACCGATTATCGGCAACCATGAGATAGAGGATTATCCGAATAATAACTTCTATAACCATTTTAATCTTCCAAAAGATGTCGGGACGGGTGCTCATGACGGGTCGGTATATGCTTTCGAATACGGCGATGCCCTGTTTATGCAGATCAATTCCCAGTATGAAGGAGAGGTCACGCCGTACAAAGCAGATATTCAGTTCACGAAGCAATTGGAATGGATGCGGAATCAGGTGGCAAAGACCGATAAGAAGTGGAAATTCGTCTCTATGCATAAGGGAGCTTATTCCTCAGGGGATAATGCTTCGGCAGAAAGCGACCGGGTAGAATTTTACCGGAAATATCTGATTCCTGTATTTGATGAGCTGGGTGTGGATATGGTGTTTGAGGGACATGACCATATGTATATGAGGTCTTTTCAAATGCTGAACAACGTTCCGATTAAGAATGTCATTACCGATGAGCAAGGAAATGTGCTGAATCCCAAAGGGACTGTGTATCTAATGGGCAACTCGGCTGCTTCGAAATTCTATGCTATTAATCCAGACGCAGACACTTTTTTTGCAGCAAAAAACGATCAGCCCAACAAGAAAATGTTCGTGGATGTTTCCATTACAAACGATGTGCTGAAATTTACATCCTACACAGCAGTTAAAGATAAACCCCTTGCCGTCTATGATGCTTACAGTATCAAGCGGACTGACGTCAAACCCGGCATTGTCGAAAATCCAAGCGCAGTAAGACAGTCAGGGAACCGTGCAGTTCTTTCGTGGAAAGCACCAACAAATAGCCCTGAGCCGGTGCGAGGTTACCGGATTTATGAGAAAAATGATAAAGTTAGCACAAATTGGAGCGTGTATGTGCCGACGGTAAGCGGTCAGACGAGTTACAGCTATACATTAAACGGCATTGATTCTGCTAAAGCCTACAATTTCGTGATTAAAGCAGTGGGGACAAGAAATAATTCGCTTCCAGCAGAGGTAGGAATGCAATGA
- a CDS encoding chitosanase, whose amino-acid sequence MLNSTNSKVSKKMKFSLLILLSFSMIFSYGYLSSASQQKSYAAGNPDSNFSPATLQFLRDNTGLDGEQWNNIMMLVNKPEQDDLNWINFYGYCEDIDDDRGYTIGIFGATTGGSNDTGPDGPDLFKAYDAAKGASNPSVKGALARIGVKGAMKGKILEINESEESFCRKIGNLQNDPEWREAMWKTFYNIYIKYSVEQARNRGFNSALTIGSFVDAALNHGATGGSETLQGLLGKSGSSTDEKTFMTKFYKERTKIVDTNEYNSPPNGKNRVKQWSNLLNMGETDLKGADSAVLQVTDWELQ is encoded by the coding sequence GTGCTTAATTCAACGAATAGTAAGGTTTCCAAGAAGATGAAATTTTCATTGTTGATCCTGCTCAGTTTTTCAATGATTTTTTCTTATGGCTATCTGTCCAGTGCATCTCAACAGAAAAGTTATGCGGCAGGGAACCCTGATTCTAATTTCTCACCGGCAACACTTCAATTCTTGCGCGACAACACAGGTCTGGATGGTGAGCAGTGGAACAATATTATGATGCTTGTCAACAAACCGGAGCAGGACGATCTGAACTGGATCAATTTTTACGGATATTGTGAAGATATTGATGATGACCGCGGGTATACGATTGGAATATTCGGTGCGACTACAGGTGGCTCAAATGATACCGGTCCCGACGGTCCGGATCTGTTCAAGGCATATGATGCTGCCAAAGGCGCGAGTAATCCTTCGGTTAAAGGCGCATTGGCCCGGATAGGTGTCAAGGGTGCGATGAAAGGGAAGATCCTCGAAATCAATGAAAGCGAAGAGAGCTTCTGCAGAAAAATTGGCAATTTGCAAAATGATCCCGAGTGGAGAGAGGCTATGTGGAAAACGTTCTACAATATCTACATTAAATACAGTGTGGAGCAGGCCCGAAATCGCGGCTTTAACTCGGCATTAACTATTGGTTCCTTCGTGGATGCTGCGCTGAACCATGGAGCAACCGGCGGCTCCGAGACTCTTCAAGGGCTTTTGGGTAAATCAGGAAGCAGCACAGATGAGAAGACTTTCATGACCAAATTTTATAAAGAACGGACCAAGATTGTGGATACTAATGAGTACAACTCTCCGCCTAACGGCAAGAACCGTGTGAAGCAGTGGAGCAATTTGCTCAACATGGGAGAGACAGACCTGAAGGGTGCAGATTCGGCAGTCCTTCAAGTCACCGACTGGGAACTCCAATAA
- a CDS encoding AraC family transcriptional regulator, which translates to MKPVFYESTLFEISRKKQVYTSMPSRHYHDAYEILYLISGDFYYFIGDRTYQVAGGTLLFMDIHEMHKLVNSGCNMYERVTLLFKKEFLQHFCTGGQSEELLELFKSDYRALKMTGIDQYFIEQLFQKMIQEGKKQARGYEQYQQLLLVELLLYLNRKLFDSRVAPMVESNRTHKKVLDIVNYVNQHYMEPLKLCEISQKFDISSSYLCRTFKEATGFSFIEYINNIRIKEARDLLVGSSFNVTEIAGMVGFDNTSHFGRTFKLLMGISPLCFRKQFKS; encoded by the coding sequence ATGAAACCGGTATTTTATGAGTCTACTCTTTTTGAGATCAGCCGCAAGAAACAGGTATACACCAGCATGCCTTCAAGACACTATCATGATGCATATGAGATTCTGTATTTAATATCCGGGGATTTTTATTATTTTATAGGGGACAGAACCTACCAGGTTGCGGGCGGTACGTTGCTATTTATGGATATTCACGAAATGCACAAACTGGTTAATTCCGGCTGCAATATGTATGAACGGGTTACACTGCTGTTTAAAAAAGAATTCCTGCAGCATTTTTGTACCGGTGGTCAAAGTGAGGAACTGCTCGAATTGTTCAAAAGTGATTACCGCGCTTTGAAGATGACCGGTATAGATCAGTATTTCATCGAACAGCTTTTTCAGAAGATGATTCAGGAGGGGAAGAAACAAGCCCGCGGATATGAACAGTACCAACAACTATTATTGGTGGAGTTGCTCCTCTATCTTAATCGTAAACTATTCGACAGCCGTGTTGCTCCAATGGTGGAATCCAATCGTACACACAAGAAAGTCCTGGACATCGTTAATTATGTAAATCAACATTATATGGAACCGCTTAAGCTCTGTGAGATTTCACAGAAATTCGACATAAGCTCTTCCTACTTATGCCGAACTTTTAAAGAAGCCACCGGGTTCAGCTTCATTGAATATATCAATAACATCCGCATTAAAGAAGCGCGTGATTTGCTGGTTGGCTCTTCTTTTAATGTTACTGAAATTGCGGGAATGGTTGGGTTTGATAACACCTCCCATTTTGGACGAACCTTCAAATTATTGATGGGCATCTCGCCGCTCTGCTTCCGCAAACAATTTAAGTCTTAA
- a CDS encoding polysaccharide deacetylase family protein has protein sequence MFIPSLITRVSGFGVFRKGTVKKQVAFTFDDGPHPKYTPILLDLLKLHQVKATFFVLGSRAEQYPDLIRRMDREGHQIGIHNYCHTSNWLMLPRTIRREHLDRSADIIESIVGTRPNHYRPPWGLINLFDFFRYKQYRIVLWSLKAGDWNTRVCQTRMQATLLGGITDGSVVLLHDSGETVGADRHAPYFMLQALEEVLNQLQARNLQFVRLDEMS, from the coding sequence ATGTTTATTCCGAGTTTGATTACGCGAGTGAGCGGCTTTGGTGTCTTTCGCAAAGGAACGGTAAAAAAACAGGTGGCATTCACTTTTGACGATGGGCCACATCCGAAATATACGCCGATTTTGCTGGATTTATTGAAGTTGCATCAAGTGAAGGCTACTTTTTTCGTGCTAGGATCGAGAGCGGAGCAGTATCCAGACCTGATCAGAAGAATGGATCGGGAAGGCCATCAGATTGGCATCCATAATTATTGTCATACCTCTAACTGGCTGATGCTGCCCCGTACTATTAGGCGAGAACATCTGGACCGCTCTGCTGATATTATAGAGTCTATTGTCGGAACCCGACCCAATCATTACCGTCCACCCTGGGGATTAATCAATCTATTTGATTTCTTTCGATACAAACAGTATCGAATTGTTCTATGGTCGCTGAAGGCAGGCGACTGGAACACCCGGGTCTGTCAAACCCGGATGCAGGCCACTCTGTTAGGTGGAATCACCGATGGCTCCGTTGTCCTACTTCACGACAGTGGTGAGACTGTGGGCGCGGACCGGCATGCTCCTTATTTTATGCTGCAAGCTTTAGAGGAAGTGCTAAACCAACTGCAGGCAAGAAACCTGCAATTTGTTCGTCTTGACGAAATGTCTTGA
- a CDS encoding YkoP family protein codes for MVDELGFKIRKTTVQSVWMMWEKAFALLSHFRGSHKSSFGICTVMLKKHRGQPIVCQDATVINQGEWVGELHLDNGSILKLIQSEGSDRAALQTARMLRKSMQQINEAFESQSEFRQVKALLGITLLHRGLTHGLGFEQQNIKSGVFERITTIYLRLLLSAMHPEGRQRISRRTEQLVPMLLIHSRASLKSRFSPGQNYSG; via the coding sequence ATGGTGGATGAGTTGGGTTTCAAAATACGTAAAACCACAGTGCAATCCGTCTGGATGATGTGGGAAAAAGCTTTTGCGTTGCTTTCACATTTTCGCGGATCGCATAAGTCGAGTTTTGGTATATGTACCGTGATGCTAAAAAAACACCGGGGACAGCCAATTGTATGCCAGGACGCCACGGTCATCAACCAGGGGGAGTGGGTGGGAGAGCTCCACCTCGATAATGGAAGCATCCTGAAGTTGATCCAGTCCGAAGGATCGGATCGTGCTGCACTCCAAACGGCTCGCATGCTGCGCAAATCAATGCAGCAAATCAATGAAGCCTTCGAATCGCAGTCCGAGTTCAGGCAGGTCAAGGCTTTATTGGGGATTACACTGCTCCATCGGGGATTAACACACGGTCTTGGTTTTGAACAACAAAATATAAAGTCCGGTGTTTTTGAACGCATCACCACCATTTATCTTCGATTGCTGCTGTCTGCCATGCATCCGGAAGGGAGACAAAGAATCAGTCGGCGAACCGAACAACTGGTCCCGATGCTACTGATTCATTCACGGGCCTCACTGAAGAGTCGGTTCTCACCCGGACAGAACTATTCTGGATAA
- a CDS encoding NAD(P)-dependent malic enzyme, producing the protein MKIMDEVMKMHVGGKLETGLKNPIRSMEDLSKVYTPGVAKVCQAIAADQDKAYEYTIKKNSVAVVSDGTAVLGLGDIGPKAAMPVMEGKAALFKQFADVDAFPICLDTKDTEEIIAIVKAIAPTFGGINLEDISSPRCFEIEARLKQELDIPVFHDDQHGTAIVVLAGILNALRVCNKDIKNVKIVVNGIGAAGIAVSKMLLHAGAVNLIGVDRQGAINRAVHYDKSHWSEFALITNPHLEIGSLSEVIQGADVFIGLSAPGALKLGDVKRMAADPIVFAMANPTPEIDPEIAAPYVKVMATGRSDFPNQINNVLCFPGIFRGALDCGATEINEDMKLAAAEAISSVIDASDLHETYIMPNAFDPRVVERIREAVIRAALKSGVARIGTLMESNNT; encoded by the coding sequence ATGAAAATAATGGATGAAGTAATGAAGATGCATGTTGGCGGCAAGCTGGAGACCGGCTTGAAGAACCCTATTCGAAGCATGGAGGATTTATCCAAGGTATATACACCCGGAGTAGCTAAAGTGTGTCAGGCTATCGCCGCAGACCAAGATAAAGCATACGAATATACGATTAAGAAAAATTCGGTGGCTGTCGTTAGTGATGGAACAGCTGTACTTGGACTTGGCGATATCGGTCCCAAAGCAGCCATGCCGGTCATGGAAGGCAAAGCAGCGTTGTTCAAACAGTTTGCAGATGTGGACGCTTTCCCAATCTGCCTGGATACAAAAGATACCGAGGAAATTATCGCGATTGTCAAAGCAATCGCCCCTACCTTCGGAGGCATTAATCTCGAAGATATTTCTTCGCCTCGTTGCTTTGAGATTGAAGCGAGACTTAAGCAGGAGCTCGATATTCCAGTCTTCCACGACGATCAGCATGGAACGGCGATTGTGGTACTGGCTGGAATTTTGAATGCGTTAAGAGTATGCAACAAGGACATTAAGAATGTAAAGATAGTGGTGAACGGTATTGGAGCCGCCGGTATCGCCGTATCCAAGATGCTCCTGCATGCCGGTGCTGTAAATTTGATCGGTGTGGACCGCCAGGGTGCAATTAACCGTGCTGTCCATTACGATAAATCGCATTGGAGTGAGTTTGCACTAATTACGAATCCACATCTGGAGATAGGTTCCTTATCTGAAGTTATTCAGGGTGCCGATGTATTTATCGGACTATCCGCCCCAGGTGCCTTAAAGCTAGGTGATGTAAAAAGAATGGCTGCTGATCCGATTGTATTTGCCATGGCCAATCCTACTCCGGAGATTGATCCTGAAATTGCCGCGCCTTACGTCAAGGTTATGGCGACAGGGCGCTCCGATTTTCCTAACCAAATCAATAATGTTCTCTGTTTTCCCGGTATTTTTCGTGGAGCCCTTGACTGTGGCGCCACTGAAATCAATGAAGATATGAAACTGGCTGCTGCAGAGGCGATATCTTCAGTAATTGACGCCAGTGATCTTCATGAAACTTATATTATGCCGAATGCGTTTGATCCACGGGTAGTGGAACGTATCCGGGAAGCGGTTATTCGAGCGGCGCTCAAGAGTGGTGTGGCAAGAATAGGTACGTTAATGGAAAGCAATAATACATGA
- a CDS encoding 2-hydroxycarboxylate transporter family protein, protein MQNTIPSPVTKGKEGPLPEKAAFIQKCKHFKVGVFPLPVYLALAVVILLASVAGKLPNDMIGGFAVIMVLGILLSDIGMKLPLLKNIGGPAIMALMIPSLLIYLNLFNSTVTDAVTTLMKEANFLYLYISILVSGSMLGMHRKTLVAGITRIFIPLIVGTIAAVLGGLLVGTLTGYSMYHTFFFIIVPILGGGIGEGILPLSIAYSSILGGHEAGYYVSQMIPSAIIGNVFAIIVAGFLKRLGEKKPHLSGNGTLVKSGDDLQHDNPDNKPKDFMMMGAGLLIACSFFIVGALLADYVGIPGPIVMILMAVLIKCVKALPERFENGAYQLYKFVAGNLTWPLMVGLGMLYVPLKDVAAIISLPYVLTCLAIVFSMVVSGYFVGRKINMYPVDAAIVTVCHSGLGGTGDVAILSASNRMQLMPFAQISTRIGGVSTVIVATILLRFWS, encoded by the coding sequence ATGCAAAATACGATTCCATCACCTGTTACCAAAGGAAAGGAAGGTCCCCTGCCAGAAAAGGCTGCCTTCATTCAAAAATGTAAGCACTTTAAGGTCGGTGTCTTTCCGCTCCCTGTGTATCTAGCTCTGGCAGTGGTCATTCTTCTTGCAAGTGTGGCCGGGAAGCTACCGAATGACATGATTGGAGGGTTCGCTGTCATTATGGTTCTGGGTATTCTGCTGAGTGATATCGGTATGAAGCTTCCCTTGTTGAAAAATATAGGCGGCCCCGCAATCATGGCCCTTATGATCCCATCCTTGCTGATTTACTTGAATTTGTTCAACTCTACTGTGACAGACGCTGTCACCACATTGATGAAAGAGGCCAACTTTCTGTACTTGTACATCTCCATCCTGGTGAGTGGCAGTATGCTCGGCATGCACCGCAAAACATTGGTAGCGGGTATTACGCGGATCTTCATCCCGCTGATCGTCGGGACGATTGCAGCGGTTCTCGGTGGACTACTGGTAGGAACGCTCACAGGTTATAGCATGTATCATACTTTCTTCTTTATTATCGTACCGATCCTTGGTGGTGGAATCGGTGAAGGGATTCTTCCTCTCTCGATTGCATACTCAAGCATTCTGGGTGGACACGAAGCGGGTTATTACGTATCGCAGATGATCCCGTCGGCAATTATCGGTAACGTATTCGCCATCATTGTGGCGGGCTTCCTGAAACGTCTGGGCGAGAAAAAGCCCCATCTAAGCGGTAACGGTACACTAGTCAAATCCGGTGACGATCTACAGCATGACAATCCGGATAACAAACCCAAAGATTTCATGATGATGGGTGCGGGACTTCTGATCGCATGCAGTTTCTTCATTGTTGGGGCATTGCTTGCAGATTATGTAGGGATACCCGGACCGATTGTCATGATTCTGATGGCCGTTCTGATCAAATGTGTCAAGGCGCTTCCCGAAAGATTCGAAAATGGGGCTTACCAGTTGTATAAGTTCGTTGCTGGTAACCTGACATGGCCGCTCATGGTAGGTTTGGGCATGCTATACGTTCCTCTGAAGGATGTAGCTGCCATTATCTCTCTACCTTATGTGCTGACCTGCCTCGCCATCGTCTTCAGCATGGTGGTTTCCGGCTATTTTGTGGGAAGAAAAATCAATATGTACCCTGTCGATGCGGCAATTGTAACCGTCTGCCATAGCGGCTTGGGTGGAACCGGAGATGTAGCCATTCTCTCTGCCTCCAATCGTATGCAGCTCATGCCATTTGCCCAGATCTCCACCCGGATCGGCGGCGTCAGCACTGTTATTGTGGCAACTATTCTATTGCGGTTTTGGAGCTAA
- a CDS encoding response regulator → MISVLIVEDDPMVAEMNKFYLEQVEGFQCKGWAKSVGEALIKLADESFELILLDIYMKESNGLELLSALRRGSKRIDVIIISAASDKDSIRDALQNGAVDYLIKPFEFERFLAALSAYKEQHFLFRNQDSLDQSELDKLTGYRKEPSVVQDLSKGFTRHTLRTVWKAVETHNANSFSTEEIAVSSGISRVSVGKYLAVLADMGALNSELTYGTIGRPVQRYRMSSRGSSVISKFI, encoded by the coding sequence ATGATTAGTGTATTGATTGTAGAAGATGATCCGATGGTAGCCGAGATGAATAAATTCTATCTGGAGCAAGTGGAAGGTTTTCAGTGTAAAGGCTGGGCAAAATCAGTGGGTGAAGCTCTGATCAAATTGGCAGATGAGTCTTTCGAGCTGATTCTGCTGGATATTTACATGAAGGAGAGCAATGGATTGGAGCTGCTGTCCGCTCTCCGTCGAGGCAGTAAACGAATAGATGTGATTATCATTTCAGCTGCGAGCGATAAGGACAGTATCCGAGACGCGCTTCAGAACGGTGCAGTCGATTATCTTATCAAACCGTTTGAGTTTGAACGGTTTCTCGCAGCCCTTTCCGCCTACAAGGAGCAGCATTTCCTGTTCCGCAATCAGGATTCCCTGGATCAGTCTGAACTAGATAAGCTAACCGGGTATAGGAAAGAGCCCTCGGTCGTTCAGGATTTATCTAAGGGCTTTACCCGGCACACACTTCGGACGGTCTGGAAAGCGGTGGAGACCCATAATGCAAATTCCTTTAGCACTGAAGAGATTGCAGTTAGTTCCGGAATCTCGCGGGTTTCGGTCGGGAAATATCTTGCCGTCCTCGCAGATATGGGAGCGCTGAACAGTGAATTGACCTATGGCACCATAGGAAGACCTGTACAGCGATATCGCATGTCTTCCCGCGGCAGTTCTGTGATTTCTAAATTCATATAA